The window ATTGGCGAGCACGCCCGCGACCGTCGGCGGCAGCACCTTCGCCAGGTCGGCGCCCTCCAGCACCAGGTTCGCCGCCTTGCCGCCCAGTTCCTGATGCACGCGCTTCACGGTCGCGGCGGCGGCCTGCGCCACCGCGATCCCGGCGCGGGTCGATCCGGTGAAGCTCACCATGTCGACCTGCCGGTGCGCCGACAGCGCCGCGCCCACGCCGGGCCCGTCGCCGTTGACCAGGTTGAACACGCCCGCGGGCACCCCCGCCGCGTCCATGATCTCCGCCAGGATCGCCGCGCAGCCCGGCGCTTCCTCGCTCGGCTTCAGGATCATCGTGTCGCCCGCCGCCAGCGCCGGCGCGACCTTCGCGCAGATCTGGTTGAGCGGCCAGTTCCACGGGGTAATCATCGCGACCACGCCCAGCGGCTCGTGCACGACCTTCGCCTTGCCGACCGTCTCCTCGAAGGTGAATTCGTCCAGCGCCTTCAGCGTGGCGGCGAAATGCGCGAGTCCCGTGGGCGCCTGCGCCGCCATGGCGAGCCCGAGCGGCGCGCCCATCTCCTGCGCCATCGACCTGGCGAGATCGGGGATGCGCTTCTTGTATTCGGCGATGATCGCGCTCAGCAGCGCCTTGCGCTCGTCGATCGAGGTCTGCGACCACGTCTCGAACGCGCGCCGCGCCGCGGCGACCGCCTTGTCGACGTCGGCGGCGGTGCCCAGCGTGATCTCGGTACAGGGCTGCTCGGTCGCGGGGTCGATCACCTGATAGGGGCGCCCGCCCTCGCTCTCGACCCACGCGCCGTCGATATATTGCTTCAGATAGCTCTGCATCGCTCTCTCCATGATCGATTTGGTGCGATCATGCGGTGCGGGCGATTGGGTTGCAAGGCGAAACGGGATGCCGCGTGTCGGCCCCGAAGGCCACTACCGACCTCGCGCCCGGCCGTCATTCCCGCGAAGGCGGGAATCCAGACACGCATGTGGAGCGACCCGGTCCGCGACCTGAGCGTATATGGATCTCCGCCTCCGCGGGGATGACGAAGGGAGGGGGGGCGGGGCTGCGCCCTCGACCTGCTACGCCCGCCGCAAGGCCCAGCGCACCACCCGGCTCATCCCTCCCGCCCCCGCGCGGATCGCGGGGCGCGCCAGCCGCGGCGGACGCCGCCCGTGCATCGCCGCGGCCCAGTCGGGCAGCAGGTCGACCGCCGCCGCGCTCGCCAGCGACAGGCCCGCGGCCTGCGCCGCGTCCTCGCCCGGCGCCAGCAGCGCGTCCGCCACCGCGCGGACGCGGTGGTCGCCGCGCAGCTGCGGGCGGACCCGCGCGAAATAGGCCGCCACCTCGGCGCGCGACCGCGGCACGTCGCGCGCGCCCAGCCGCTCGGCGACGATCGCGACATCGGCGAGGTAGCGGTCCTGTTCGCCCCCGCCCAGCGCCGGGTCGCGGTAGCGCAGATAGGCGCGCAGGAAGCTGTCCACCTCCGCGACATGGACCCAGGTCAGCAGCGCGGGGTCGTTGGCGTCATAGGCGGTTCCGTCGGGCAGCGTGCCGTGGACCCGGTCGTGGATCGCGCGGACGTGGGCGATCGCCTGTTCTGCCGCCGCGGTCGCGCCGAAGGTGGTGACCGCGATGAACTGCGCGGTCCGCCGCAGCCGCCGCAGCCGGTCGTGGCGGAAGTCGCTATGGTCCCACACGCCTGCCAGCGCGCCGGGGTGGAGCATCTGGAGCAGCAGCGCGGAGATGCCGCCGATCATCATCGCGGCGAAATCGCCATGGACGGCCCAGGCGGGCGACCCGGGCGCGATCAGCCCCGGGTCGCCGGGCGGGCGGGTGAGGTCGAGCTCGCCGCTGCCCACCAGCTGTCGGAGCCGGGCGGCCACCGCGTCGCGCATCGGGGTCGCGATCGCCATCCACCCGGCTCCCCATCCGGCTCCGTCGCCGTCCTTATGCCTCCGTCGGCGCCGCCTTGCGGCGGCCGCGCGGTGCCGGGGCCGCCGCGGTGGCGTCCGCCGCGCCGCCCTCGCCGCCGCCGCGGCGCTGGCCGGGCTTGCGGCCGAGGCCGATCTTCTTCGCCATGTCGCGGCGCGCCTGCGAATAGCTTTCCGCGACCATCGGGTAATCCGACTTCAGCCCATAGCGCGTGCGATAGTCGTCCGGGGTCAGGCCATGGCCGGCCAGATGACGACGCAGCGTCTTGTACGGCTTGCCGTCGATCAGCGAGATCAGGTGATCCTTCGACGCAAGCGACTTACGCACCGACACCGCGGGCGTATATTCGGTCGCGCTTTCCTCGACCGGGTCGGGCGAAGTGGTCGACGACAGGTTCGTCACCGCGTCGTGCATCGTGCGCAGAAACGCCGGCACATCCTCACCCGACGCGCGGGTGTTGGGATTGGACAGCCACGCGATGGTCAGTTCGGTGGCAAGCTCCACCGCGTTGGTGCCGGTCGGATCTTCGGACATATGGGTGCTCCTGAAAGAGAATGGACGTCGTCTAGTCATACGTCCGGGCAGGGTC of the Sphingomonas adhaesiva genome contains:
- a CDS encoding aldehyde dehydrogenase family protein, with the translated sequence MQSYLKQYIDGAWVESEGGRPYQVIDPATEQPCTEITLGTAADVDKAVAAARRAFETWSQTSIDERKALLSAIIAEYKKRIPDLARSMAQEMGAPLGLAMAAQAPTGLAHFAATLKALDEFTFEETVGKAKVVHEPLGVVAMITPWNWPLNQICAKVAPALAAGDTMILKPSEEAPGCAAILAEIMDAAGVPAGVFNLVNGDGPGVGAALSAHRQVDMVSFTGSTRAGIAVAQAAAATVKRVHQELGGKAANLVLEGADLAKVLPPTVAGVLANSGQSCIAPTRLLVHKTQVADATAIVKSMMEQTKVGNPLEEGQHIGPVVNKAQYEKIQGLIQSAIDEGATLVTGGPGRPDGRNSGFFIQPTLFTDVTPDMRIAREETFGPVATITTYDDLAEGVRIANDTEYGLSATVSGDPAKAAEVAGKLRAGLVTINSWSPDIAAPFGGYKQSGNGRENGKYGLADFMEVKTVVGAPA
- a CDS encoding oxygenase MpaB family protein gives rise to the protein MAIATPMRDAVAARLRQLVGSGELDLTRPPGDPGLIAPGSPAWAVHGDFAAMMIGGISALLLQMLHPGALAGVWDHSDFRHDRLRRLRRTAQFIAVTTFGATAAAEQAIAHVRAIHDRVHGTLPDGTAYDANDPALLTWVHVAEVDSFLRAYLRYRDPALGGGEQDRYLADVAIVAERLGARDVPRSRAEVAAYFARVRPQLRGDHRVRAVADALLAPGEDAAQAAGLSLASAAAVDLLPDWAAAMHGRRPPRLARPAIRAGAGGMSRVVRWALRRA
- a CDS encoding MucR family transcriptional regulator gives rise to the protein MSEDPTGTNAVELATELTIAWLSNPNTRASGEDVPAFLRTMHDAVTNLSSTTSPDPVEESATEYTPAVSVRKSLASKDHLISLIDGKPYKTLRRHLAGHGLTPDDYRTRYGLKSDYPMVAESYSQARRDMAKKIGLGRKPGQRRGGGEGGAADATAAAPAPRGRRKAAPTEA